The Haloplanus salinarum genome includes a region encoding these proteins:
- a CDS encoding tyrosine-type recombinase/integrase, whose product MSDDLRPLSPEEGIERFLRHREPSVEESTMRNAKTRLRFFREWCEEREIDNLNDLTGRNLAGFVDWRRPDIAAITLQKQLSTIREALRFWADIEAVENGMAEKVHSPSLPDGAEAKSVHLDASRAYDILDYLEEYRYASRDHVLMILLWRTGMRRSAVRAIDVDDLRHDEHALAVTNRPDEDTKLKNGDDGERWVYLGPNWFQPIVDYLDNPDRFDKTDDCGREPLLTTAQGRPTGDTIYSWVNKLTQPCQIGECPHDREPETCEAFGDRHQASKCPSARSPHAIRRGSITYHLNQKISPEAVSERCDVSLEVLYQHYDVRTKREKMTVRKSKLEDL is encoded by the coding sequence GTGAGCGACGACCTCCGTCCGCTCTCTCCTGAGGAGGGCATCGAGCGCTTCCTCCGCCACCGCGAACCGTCCGTCGAGGAGTCGACGATGCGGAACGCGAAGACCCGCCTCCGGTTCTTCCGCGAGTGGTGCGAGGAGCGAGAGATCGATAACCTGAACGACCTCACCGGGCGCAACCTCGCGGGCTTCGTCGACTGGCGACGCCCCGACATCGCGGCGATCACGCTGCAGAAGCAGTTGAGTACGATCCGCGAGGCGCTGCGGTTCTGGGCCGATATCGAGGCCGTCGAGAACGGCATGGCTGAGAAGGTTCACTCGCCGAGCCTTCCCGATGGCGCCGAGGCGAAGAGCGTCCACCTCGACGCGTCGCGCGCCTACGATATCCTCGACTACCTCGAGGAGTATCGCTACGCGAGCCGCGATCACGTCTTGATGATCCTCCTGTGGCGGACGGGGATGCGGCGGTCGGCGGTGCGCGCTATCGACGTCGACGACCTTCGCCACGACGAGCACGCCCTCGCGGTCACGAACCGACCCGACGAAGATACGAAGTTGAAGAACGGTGACGACGGCGAACGATGGGTCTACCTCGGCCCGAACTGGTTCCAGCCGATTGTCGACTATCTCGACAACCCCGACCGGTTCGATAAGACCGACGACTGCGGGCGGGAGCCACTACTCACGACCGCACAGGGTCGGCCCACCGGCGACACGATCTACTCGTGGGTCAACAAGCTCACGCAACCGTGCCAAATCGGTGAGTGTCCGCACGACCGCGAACCGGAGACCTGCGAGGCGTTCGGTGATCGGCACCAAGCGAGCAAGTGCCCGTCCGCCCGGTCACCGCACGCGATCCGGCGGGGGAGCATCACCTACCACCTGAACCAGAAGATTTCGCCCGAGGCGGTGAGTGAGCGCTGTGACGTGTCTCTCGAGGTGTTGTACCAGCACTACGACGTGCGCACCAAGCGGGAGAAGATGACCGTTCGGAAGAGCAAGTTGGAGGACCTGTAG
- a CDS encoding type IV toxin-antitoxin system AbiEi family antitoxin domain-containing protein, whose protein sequence is MVLWDDRLLELARAEGHVSPKTAEESGYVHISNAQISRRLSKLADHGLLNRLPNGVYTITQQGEAYLDEELNAEELTDESENGNGKAQA, encoded by the coding sequence ATGGTACTGTGGGACGACCGTCTACTGGAACTCGCCCGTGCAGAGGGGCACGTCTCTCCAAAAACGGCAGAGGAGAGTGGATACGTGCATATCAGCAACGCTCAAATCTCTCGTCGTCTCTCCAAGCTCGCCGATCACGGTCTTCTCAACCGTCTCCCCAACGGCGTCTACACGATCACCCAACAGGGAGAGGCCTATCTTGACGAGGAACTGAACGCCGAGGAGCTCACCGACGAGAGTGAGAACGGGAACGGGAAAGCCCAAGCGTAG
- a CDS encoding ATP-binding protein, with protein sequence MSLKANDPDQYLTDTIDYTEQATGQGGRWTDARSMREEFGIAPYDREAFEYPNVVPNALEHTWDAGRNQDAGGTDFLATGKPGCGKSTFGLSWSVRLLEVNEEKVVWRGSTSRSEWLPLAPWTTVLVPKGVDVSAELVPKNPRHDALEVDLKDMVREVKRYEDPVQVNRQLLEPGQFHVLYPDPRMKGCQWVYEEAPERTYEAPGDDRGLFDREDPLNHWWFAYVLARVEKGPNDFQSLILDEIGDIAPEAARSDQFATYQKVELLRDTFVDARKYGLSLFAFGHSERDIHNLIRHKIRWRISMPGSANPTSKNDVIGMDSVPMDNDMASRYDIGECLPFTEQNFERKVRWDDIPAPHDRTLSVDLEVRG encoded by the coding sequence ATGAGTCTCAAAGCGAACGACCCCGACCAGTATCTCACCGATACTATCGACTACACAGAACAGGCTACCGGCCAGGGAGGCCGATGGACCGACGCGCGTTCGATGCGTGAGGAGTTCGGCATCGCTCCCTACGACCGTGAGGCGTTCGAGTATCCGAACGTCGTTCCGAACGCCCTCGAACACACCTGGGACGCCGGCCGGAACCAAGACGCCGGCGGTACCGACTTCCTCGCGACAGGGAAACCCGGTTGCGGTAAGTCGACGTTCGGCCTCTCCTGGTCGGTTCGACTCCTCGAGGTCAACGAGGAGAAAGTCGTGTGGCGTGGCTCGACGAGTCGCTCGGAGTGGCTCCCGCTCGCGCCGTGGACCACCGTGCTCGTCCCGAAGGGCGTCGACGTGAGCGCCGAACTCGTCCCCAAGAACCCGCGCCACGATGCCCTCGAGGTCGACCTCAAGGACATGGTCCGAGAGGTGAAGCGCTACGAGGACCCCGTTCAGGTGAACCGACAACTCCTCGAACCCGGACAGTTCCATGTTCTCTACCCGGACCCTCGCATGAAGGGGTGCCAATGGGTCTACGAGGAGGCGCCCGAACGGACTTACGAGGCGCCCGGCGACGATCGCGGACTGTTCGACCGAGAGGACCCGCTGAATCATTGGTGGTTCGCCTACGTCCTCGCCCGCGTCGAGAAGGGGCCGAACGACTTTCAGTCGCTCATCCTCGACGAAATCGGCGATATCGCTCCCGAGGCGGCGAGGTCCGACCAGTTCGCCACCTACCAGAAGGTCGAACTCCTGCGCGACACCTTCGTCGACGCGCGCAAATACGGCCTCTCCCTGTTCGCGTTCGGCCACTCCGAACGCGACATTCACAACCTGATTCGTCACAAAATCCGGTGGCGTATCTCGATGCCCGGCTCGGCGAATCCGACCAGCAAGAACGACGTGATCGGGATGGACTCCGTCCCGATGGACAACGACATGGCCTCCCGGTACGATATCGGCGAGTGCCTCCCGTTCACGGAACAGAACTTCGAGCGAAAGGTTCGGTGGGACGATATCCCGGCACCCCACGACCGAACCCTCTCGGTCGACCTCGAGGTGAGAGGATGA
- a CDS encoding winged helix-turn-helix domain-containing protein, whose translation MEYADDRILEHLADVSKASAWEIALEAGMRNKRRWIERRCWVLVEAGFVDVYERGELDNHYEITTWGELYLEGEVDAELQRPVPATRPPDKVRPGWWAGFG comes from the coding sequence ATGGAGTACGCTGATGACCGAATCTTGGAGCATCTCGCCGACGTGTCCAAGGCGAGCGCGTGGGAGATCGCCCTCGAGGCGGGGATGCGGAACAAGCGGCGGTGGATCGAGCGGCGGTGCTGGGTGTTGGTCGAGGCCGGTTTCGTCGACGTATACGAGCGGGGGGAGTTAGATAATCACTACGAGATTACGACGTGGGGTGAGTTGTATCTGGAGGGGGAGGTTGATGCCGAGTTGCAGCGGCCGGTTCCGGCGACGAGGCCGCCCGATAAGGTGCGGCCGGGGTGGTGGGCTGGTTTTGGATAA
- a CDS encoding HNH endonuclease — protein MSEAWSRDEHLVVLNAYLNDGVGSNDPEARELANQLDRSEGSITSRLANYRSLDSDGPEGLSGISQLGREVWNEFHEDKVRLAREAAVAKERLAIGADEDDVVRTSTGTSVTVVRQGQSRFRERVRERYGGECLLCGVDDPSLLEAAHVVSWEAAGEDRGDPANGLLLCGTHHRAFDEHIFTISEDYTLELDPAFETDSRFLERTIVSRDGERIDFGGTPPDSEYLGQRNGNQRLW, from the coding sequence ATGAGCGAGGCGTGGTCGCGTGACGAACACCTGGTCGTCCTCAACGCGTATCTGAACGACGGTGTTGGATCCAACGATCCAGAAGCCCGAGAACTAGCGAATCAGCTTGACCGAAGTGAGGGATCTATCACGAGTCGGCTCGCAAATTATCGCAGTCTCGACTCGGACGGACCGGAGGGATTGTCGGGGATTTCTCAGTTGGGTCGTGAAGTCTGGAACGAGTTCCACGAAGACAAGGTGCGACTGGCCCGAGAGGCCGCAGTCGCGAAGGAGCGACTGGCCATCGGTGCCGACGAAGACGACGTCGTCAGGACATCCACGGGAACGTCGGTCACCGTCGTACGGCAGGGACAATCGAGGTTCCGCGAACGAGTCCGTGAGCGGTACGGTGGCGAGTGCCTCCTGTGTGGCGTCGACGATCCGAGTCTACTCGAGGCTGCACACGTCGTCAGCTGGGAAGCCGCCGGTGAGGATCGAGGCGATCCGGCTAACGGCCTTCTACTGTGCGGTACTCATCATCGAGCGTTCGACGAACATATCTTCACGATCTCCGAGGATTACACACTTGAACTCGATCCGGCGTTCGAGACGGACAGTCGATTTCTCGAGCGGACTATCGTCTCACGAGACGGCGAGCGGATTGATTTCGGAGGAACACCTCCAGATTCGGAATATCTTGGGCAGCGGAATGGAAATCAGCGCCTGTGGTAG